The uncultured Dysgonomonas sp. genome contains the following window.
CCGCCTTTGGCTGACCATCCTTCACCGGAATTTTATCTACCGAACGAGCCACTGCTGTTACATCAAAACCTCTGTTTACCAACTCTTGTAATAAATGCGAGCCGACAAAACCTGTTGCTCCTATTAATGCTACTTTCATATTATTCTATTTTTAAATGTTACCTTTTCTGTATTTATATTTATTACAGTTTTATATAAAAAAAATTACTCAAACTTCTTCTTAAAATCAGCCAGTGTCTGATCTGAAAGCTTCGCGATTATAAAATCCTCTGCTTCTATATTCAAATCGTGCAGGTGTTCATTAATCTGTTTCCCTACAGGACATTTCGGATTCGGAGACGCTAATGAATTACCTAATGCTGTCCGGGAACTGACTATTCTATATATATCGGAAAGAAGGATTTTATCTGCCGGCTTTGCCAACATACTCCCCCCGTTCTTTCCTTCTTTACTAAGAACAATCCCATGCCGACGAAGGTTCGATAATTCTTTCCTTACCAATACAGGATTGATATTCATACTTCCGGCCAGATAGTCGGAAGAAAGCCACTCATCCGTACTCGTAGCCAAAAGCACTAATATATGCATTGATATTGAAAACTTACGATCGCTCATACTGTAATATTTTTAATTACAGTACAAAGGTAAACATATTTTCCTCCCTACAAAAAGAATTAACAATTATTTAAATAAGAACGTAAACGATTTTCTTGGTCTTGAAATATTCTTCTTCGAAGAACATAGATAAGTCATCAGCTTCAGCTGTCTTCTTAAAAGGTTTCAATTCGCCTTCAAGATTCCCCCCTTTAAGGCAAATCAAGCCGTTTGGCAGAGCGTTGTGTTGCTCTTTTGAAATATTCTTTTTTATAATCTTTACCAGATCGGGCAACGGCATTACTGCACGGCTTACTACAAAGTCAAATTTTTCTTTTACTTCTTCAGCTCTACAATGGCGAAACTGGATATTCTTCAATCCGATAGCTGTCGCCACCTCTGTTGCCACCCTTATCTTTTTACCGATACTATCTACCAACAGAAACTTGCATTTCGGAAACAATATAGCCAATGGTACACCGGGAAAACCTCCACCTGTACCTACATCCATAAGCTGTGTCCCATCGGTAAACTGTATAAGTTTCGCTATGGCAAGTGAATGCAAAACATGGTGTGTATACAGGTTTTCTATATCCTTACGCGAAATTACATTTATCTTTGAATTCCAGTCAACATATAGGTCATAAAGAGCCGCGAATTGCACCTTCTGTTCTTCGCTGATATCCGGAAAATACTTAAGAATTATTTCCATATTATTTTCCGACAAAAATTGATATTGGCGAATTATCTCTCAGCAGGTCCCTGATTTCATTATAGGGAAGGGATACTCGGATTTCCCCAAGAGAAGGGGCCGAATATTCTCCCGGATTGAAAATATAGGTCAGACCATTATTATCCACTAGGAAATTTTCATTCGATGTCAGGTCTTCAATCCCCCAGTAACCGAATTCGAGAAGGTCTTCGGGTTTCTGCACTTTATTCTGAGCTACTATTTTCCTTATCAAAATAGCATTCAGCAATTTCCTGTATTCGGGCAAGAATATATCCTGTTCACTCAATATATTTCCGGTCTTTAAATCTATCACAATATTGCGGTAAGCAGTAGAAGAGTTTGCCCCGCCTTTATAATCCATCGATGATATTTGGTACGACAATATATCGTCCATATCGAATATCACTTTTGTATCCAATGTTTTATAATATGAAAAATAATCCTCGGTGTCACCTGATTCCTGCCAGTCGGGAAACTGCTCTTTGGCATCAGTCTTATATTTTTCCACATAATCTTCTACATATTTATTGATGGCATCCTGCGGCTTCATTTGCTCATATTTCTCGTCTTCCATCAGTGCAAAATTCAATTCCTTCTGTACCGTAGCCAAAATTTTCTCATCAGCAAACTTCACGGGGAAAATATATGTGATCTTTAACGAACATGACGGTTTTGTAGAATCGTTATCCAAATGATATATCTTGGAAACCGATATGGAATCGTAAGATATCGCATTCGGTGTATTTATCTTTTTCTCTGTTTTACAGGATATAAAAACAGAAAGAGATAATACAAATAAGCCTATAGATGTAAATATGATTTTCATATATGCTATTATTTAACAATACAAATATACGACAAAATGGAAGAATGCCGATTTTTACCTAACATTTTTACATTTCGATACCCTTTTATCTTCATAGATTAAGTAAGCTACTTCCTGTAAATCTAGTCAGTAGCCTACCTATCATAAAAACAAAAAACTCATGGATTTGTTTATCTCCTCAGTATTTGTATTGGCATAGTTTTGCTCCGGTACAAGGCCCGTAGATCATTACTTACTGATAGTATAACCCTTCTGATTGGCAAATGCAAGAACGGATTCATTTATAGCCTTGCCAAGATCGTCGCTAGCATTGTCATTTTTCAACTGCTTGTCTATATAGTCCTGACGTTTTTTTGCCAGCTCGTTTATTTCTTTCTGTATAGCTGCTCTTTCAGCTTCTTTTTCGGTTATTACCTTTTGAATTTCAATCTTCGATTTGTTCTGCAATTCTTTCGGCAATTCAGATTGCCTAATATTATTCAAGGCTTCTTTATCGTCTTTCACCCTGTCTACCAAATCCCAGTCACTATTCTTGTAAACGCTAGCCGACTTGCTTACAGCCCGCTCTGCCATATTAGCTCTCGATATAGATTTCGCATTCACATCCTGAACAGCCTGCATCTCTTTCCGTGCAAAACCAAGGTGTCCGTAGCCCAAATAAGTAGCATTCAGCCGGTCGTTACAAATACTTATCCTGTCATCGTAAGGAGTATCGTAATAGCGCACTCTCGCATTGTGATCGATATTGAAAAACTTTCCCTTTCCTCTTATTGCTGCATCACGCCACATGCCACTAACGCCCGAACTGTGGTTGCCACAATGTATTGTATTCACAAATATATCTTTGCCCAAAGCACGATCTATAGACGTTTTATAAGAAATACGCCCCTGTGTGAACGGTTCATTACCAGCGATATAAATAAGCTTCATATCCGATGAGTTTTTTCCCCAATCCAGTGCTTCTACGGCTTTATTTATAACTGCCCCGCAATATTCGTCTCCTCCATAGGTAGTCAGTGCGAATAGTTTTTGAGAAATCAGATCGAGATCGGTAGTCAGAGGTGTTACCTGCCGGATATAATCGCTCGTGCGTATACCGTCATTCCCATATTCATACAAAGCAATTTCTATACGGGGAGCTTTCCCCTCATACCGCAGTGTGGTAAGTGTATTCACTATGTTCCATAAACGAGACTTGGCCTGTTCAATCAGCCCGTCCATACTGCTCGACGTATCGAGCAGAATAGCAACCTGTATTTTCGTCCCCCCATTCATTTCATTATCAGTTGCAGATACAGACAATTCCATGTTCTGCTCTTTTCCCCTATTTTCGGCTGTTGCGGCGGAACAGCCAACAGTCATTGCTATAAAAGCAAATAACACTGAGCTTAATAGTACAAACTTTTTCATATCATTGTGTTTTAATTGGTTTCTTTGCTCAAAAGTATTATGATAAGAATTAACAATCGCTACAAAATGGGTGAACGGTCATTTTGAATTGGTGAACTATAAGGTATAAATGTTTTAAAAGTATTTACTTTACAATCTCAATCAAACACAACAGCTTATGCATATCAGATATATACTTATACTCCTTCTTATCCTGATTTCATCACCGGGTTGGGCGCAGCAGCCGAAGAGCGCATCCAAGAAATCGAGAGAGAATATGCGGATACAGGAGGTCTCCAAAGCCATAGAAGAAGGTAAGTCCGATATGGAAGTGGCCGAAAGCTATGAGAAACTGGCAAAAGAACTGTCCGGAAAAGGAGAATATGCAAAGGCCGAAGATTATCTGACAAGAGCTAAACGAATATACCAGATCCGTAGAGAAAAGGAGAAACTGGCGGCTGTGGAACGGGAACTGGCAATAGTTCAAGAAGCACAGGATAAGAGGCATGATGCCTTTCTCAACTTTAGTTCGGCACAGACAAACACATCCAATAAGAAGATGCAGCAAATCAATACTAATGATATGTATCGTGTTCAAAACTACAACAATCCGGCTGTACAATCGGGATATATACAACAAAATATACAACTGGCCGAAGAACTGGATAGTAAAGAGGATCAAGCACTCGCTTACCGGCAAATGGCACAGGTGAACAAAGATATGGACAATGCTCCCGAAGCAATTAAGAATCTCGAGAAGGCGTTAGTCACAGTCCAGAACCAGCCGGAGGCATCCATGCAAATACGACAAGATATAGCCAGCACTTATGCTGCCAACAATCAGATAGGAAAAGCAATAGAGATAAATAAGAATCTGGTAGCAGAAGCCAAAGAAACGAATAATCCTAAAGCCGAAATCAAGCAACTGCAAGCCTTGTCGGAAAATTACATAGAAGCGAATAAACTGACCGAGGGTGTATCTGCCCTGCAACAAGCATATAGCCTCGCCATAGATAACGGACAGACCATAGAGGCCAAAAACAGCCTTGAATTGCTCGTAGAACAATATCAGAGGATGCGTCAACCCCAGAAAGCCCTGGATGCTTATTCCGACTTCATGAAGAAGCTCGAAGGACTTGTAAAGAACGACAGTACGCTGATAGACGAAAAATTCTTTCAGGTACAGGAAGAGAAAATACTCCGGCTGGAAAAAGAGCGTGCGCTGAAAGACGAACTGATATCCAGAACCAATAAGTTCAACTATGTACTACTCACAGCCATTGTTCTGATACTCACATCACTCGTCTTTATAGCCAAAGCTCTCTATTCTATCAAGAAGAAGAATAAGCGAATAGCCTTGCAATCGCTGCGC
Protein-coding sequences here:
- a CDS encoding vWA domain-containing protein, with translation MKKFVLLSSVLFAFIAMTVGCSAATAENRGKEQNMELSVSATDNEMNGGTKIQVAILLDTSSSMDGLIEQAKSRLWNIVNTLTTLRYEGKAPRIEIALYEYGNDGIRTSDYIRQVTPLTTDLDLISQKLFALTTYGGDEYCGAVINKAVEALDWGKNSSDMKLIYIAGNEPFTQGRISYKTSIDRALGKDIFVNTIHCGNHSSGVSGMWRDAAIRGKGKFFNIDHNARVRYYDTPYDDRISICNDRLNATYLGYGHLGFARKEMQAVQDVNAKSISRANMAERAVSKSASVYKNSDWDLVDRVKDDKEALNNIRQSELPKELQNKSKIEIQKVITEKEAERAAIQKEINELAKKRQDYIDKQLKNDNASDDLGKAINESVLAFANQKGYTISK
- a CDS encoding Rrf2 family transcriptional regulator encodes the protein MSDRKFSISMHILVLLATSTDEWLSSDYLAGSMNINPVLVRKELSNLRRHGIVLSKEGKNGGSMLAKPADKILLSDIYRIVSSRTALGNSLASPNPKCPVGKQINEHLHDLNIEAEDFIIAKLSDQTLADFKKKFE
- a CDS encoding DUF3298 and DUF4163 domain-containing protein, giving the protein MKIIFTSIGLFVLSLSVFISCKTEKKINTPNAISYDSISVSKIYHLDNDSTKPSCSLKITYIFPVKFADEKILATVQKELNFALMEDEKYEQMKPQDAINKYVEDYVEKYKTDAKEQFPDWQESGDTEDYFSYYKTLDTKVIFDMDDILSYQISSMDYKGGANSSTAYRNIVIDLKTGNILSEQDIFLPEYRKLLNAILIRKIVAQNKVQKPEDLLEFGYWGIEDLTSNENFLVDNNGLTYIFNPGEYSAPSLGEIRVSLPYNEIRDLLRDNSPISIFVGK
- the rsmG gene encoding 16S rRNA (guanine(527)-N(7))-methyltransferase RsmG, which codes for MEIILKYFPDISEEQKVQFAALYDLYVDWNSKINVISRKDIENLYTHHVLHSLAIAKLIQFTDGTQLMDVGTGGGFPGVPLAILFPKCKFLLVDSIGKKIRVATEVATAIGLKNIQFRHCRAEEVKEKFDFVVSRAVMPLPDLVKIIKKNISKEQHNALPNGLICLKGGNLEGELKPFKKTAEADDLSMFFEEEYFKTKKIVYVLI
- a CDS encoding histidine kinase, with product MHIRYILILLLILISSPGWAQQPKSASKKSRENMRIQEVSKAIEEGKSDMEVAESYEKLAKELSGKGEYAKAEDYLTRAKRIYQIRREKEKLAAVERELAIVQEAQDKRHDAFLNFSSAQTNTSNKKMQQINTNDMYRVQNYNNPAVQSGYIQQNIQLAEELDSKEDQALAYRQMAQVNKDMDNAPEAIKNLEKALVTVQNQPEASMQIRQDIASTYAANNQIGKAIEINKNLVAEAKETNNPKAEIKQLQALSENYIEANKLTEGVSALQQAYSLAIDNGQTIEAKNSLELLVEQYQRMRQPQKALDAYSDFMKKLEGLVKNDSTLIDEKFFQVQEEKILRLEKERALKDELISRTNKFNYVLLTAIVLILTSLVFIAKALYSIKKKNKRIALQSLRREMNPHFIFNSLNSVNQFIAQNNELEANKYLSSYSKLMRNIMETSNKDFIPLATEMEQMKEYLDLEYMRFHDKFAYKIEIDNLLDADSLFIPNMLIQPQLENAIWHGLRYKDSMGLLTLTVKTDNNHLTVIIEDNGIGLAKSLELKTKHQKEHRSRGLNNTQERINLLNSLYHTDISISITEKEGEESGVIVILQFPLMNKNL